Proteins from one Niallia circulans genomic window:
- the fumC gene encoding class II fumarate hydratase, producing the protein MEYRLEKDTIGEIRVPANSYWGAQTQRSKENFPIGEEKMPVEIIHAFALLKKSAAIVNNELGLLSTEKTEALSFGADQILNGSLNEHFPLVVWQTGSGTQSNMNVNEVIAFAGNKWLAEKGSETRLHPNDDVNKSQSSNDTYPTALHIAAVVQLEDVVLPAIDKLKQTFREKTEAFSDIVKIGRTHLQDATPLTLGQEISGWHRMLEKSASMITASLPFLRELAIGGTAVGTGLNAHPEFSERVCQKLTEFTNKPFSSAENKFHALTSHDEITFAHGALKGLAADMMKIANDVRWLASGPRCGIGEINIPENEPGSSIMPGKVNPTQSEAVTMVAVQVMGNDAAIGFAASQGNFELNVFKPVIAYNFLQSARLLADSILSFNDRCAIGIEPNLEKIDKNLNESLMLVTALNPQIGYENAAKIAKKAFADNSTLKQAALALELLTEEEFDSYIQPKEMTYPK; encoded by the coding sequence ATGGAATATCGTTTGGAGAAGGATACAATAGGAGAAATAAGAGTCCCGGCAAATAGTTATTGGGGGGCACAAACACAACGAAGCAAAGAAAATTTCCCTATTGGTGAAGAAAAGATGCCAGTTGAAATCATTCATGCTTTTGCTCTTTTGAAAAAAAGCGCTGCAATTGTTAACAATGAACTTGGGCTTTTATCAACAGAAAAAACGGAAGCGCTTAGCTTTGGTGCAGATCAAATATTGAATGGCAGTCTTAATGAGCACTTTCCACTTGTTGTTTGGCAAACAGGCAGTGGTACACAGTCAAATATGAACGTAAACGAAGTAATTGCATTTGCGGGGAATAAATGGCTTGCTGAAAAAGGATCAGAAACCCGTTTGCATCCGAATGATGATGTAAACAAATCGCAAAGCTCCAATGATACATATCCAACAGCTCTGCATATAGCAGCAGTTGTGCAGCTAGAAGATGTTGTGCTTCCTGCTATTGATAAGCTGAAGCAAACCTTCCGGGAAAAAACAGAGGCATTTTCTGATATTGTTAAAATCGGTCGCACCCATTTACAGGATGCCACACCACTAACACTAGGGCAGGAAATCAGCGGCTGGCACCGAATGCTTGAAAAGTCAGCAAGCATGATAACAGCAAGTTTACCTTTCTTACGCGAGCTCGCTATTGGAGGTACAGCAGTTGGGACCGGCTTAAATGCGCATCCGGAATTTTCTGAGAGAGTCTGTCAGAAATTAACCGAATTCACAAATAAACCATTTTCCTCTGCTGAAAACAAATTCCATGCACTAACAAGTCATGATGAAATAACGTTTGCACACGGAGCGTTGAAGGGATTAGCTGCAGATATGATGAAGATTGCCAATGATGTCCGCTGGCTTGCAAGTGGCCCAAGATGCGGCATCGGTGAAATCAATATTCCTGAAAATGAGCCAGGAAGCTCTATCATGCCTGGAAAGGTAAACCCAACGCAAAGTGAGGCAGTGACAATGGTGGCTGTACAGGTAATGGGGAATGATGCAGCAATTGGGTTTGCTGCAAGTCAGGGGAATTTCGAACTGAATGTATTTAAACCAGTCATTGCATATAATTTCCTGCAATCAGCCCGCCTGCTTGCTGACAGTATTCTATCCTTCAATGATCGCTGTGCAATTGGCATTGAGCCAAATTTAGAAAAAATCGACAAAAATTTAAATGAGTCCTTAATGCTTGTGACTGCCTTAAATCCACAAATAGGCTATGAAAATGCAGCAAAAATAGCTAAAAAAGCATTTGCCGATAACTCTACATTAAAACAGGCAGCTTTAGCATTAGAGCTGTTAACTGAAGAAGAATTCGACAGCTACATCCAGCCGAAAGAGATGACATATCCTAAATAA
- a CDS encoding EAL domain-containing protein, which translates to MLFQNIIDHFHAQYMILIPIMSVISCAIGLWISKKIRMDVNNKTAILIGGSLLLGFSFWITFILISYMVPLNYSSKDFPIYFILIFLFCFIGSLVILSLSQLKTCKESHYLWGSLFLAVCLIASDTFGFALLFSQHIQFNLILYLTTFLLTLGSSFSVFRFLIQITSDDIFQGASKKWEYIGVVLAGVSLANIPYIVLVSILKFNLGYMYSDYEIFIPFILTIGANFLLMLLPYFLGDTILSKKANFYTALFEHNPVAVIGIDLLGAINSVNYEGTKLLELEEKELLGRDAFELFSNIDRNKMDAYLSGYNTKMVHKFETEITMKNNSKKDVYITAVRIITNDKFIGVFALVEDITEKKKSEEQIKHLAFHDDLTQLSNRRVAKMTMNEYIENNIPFTLMLLDFDRFKSINDTLGHSFGDSLLQKIARRLDKLVLDKGKVARFGGDEFLIIIPDDLEKKDLYKLIAQSINQVFRQPILIDGYEIVLTASVGISRFPEHTTDVDDLVKYADIAMYQMKEAGANGYKEFNNEMSLHANHKVGLESDLRKAMEYQELFVHYQPKYQIESGNIIGAEALIRWKHNKKGFIPPNEFIPLAEESGLIVKLEKYVFTEVCKHIHRWNKAGKNIGRISINISIVTLLREDFITFIAEHLQKYRIAGSIIELEITERIVMKNELVVNQTLKKISELGISISMDDFGTGYSSLSYLHKLQVDCIKIDKSFIDQIERNIEVVSAIISMAKNLKLEIIAEGVETEAQVKKLIQLGCDQAQGYYFSKPISMAKFEAIL; encoded by the coding sequence TTGCTTTTTCAAAACATCATCGATCACTTTCATGCACAATATATGATCTTAATTCCGATAATGTCTGTAATAAGCTGTGCAATAGGGCTGTGGATTAGCAAGAAGATAAGGATGGATGTAAACAACAAAACCGCCATCCTTATCGGCGGTTCGCTGTTGCTAGGCTTTTCTTTTTGGATTACTTTTATTCTTATTTCCTATATGGTGCCACTGAACTATTCGTCAAAGGATTTTCCAATATACTTTATCCTTATTTTTTTGTTTTGCTTTATTGGTTCTTTAGTCATTCTCTCCCTCTCACAATTGAAAACATGTAAGGAAAGCCATTATTTATGGGGAAGTCTATTTTTGGCAGTGTGTTTAATAGCATCAGATACATTTGGTTTTGCGTTGCTATTCAGTCAGCATATTCAATTTAATCTTATTCTTTATTTGACAACCTTTTTACTGACATTAGGTTCGTCCTTCTCTGTTTTCAGGTTTTTAATTCAAATAACCAGTGATGATATATTTCAAGGCGCTTCGAAAAAATGGGAGTATATTGGCGTTGTTCTTGCAGGGGTATCACTGGCGAATATTCCCTATATTGTTTTAGTATCGATTTTAAAATTTAATTTAGGATACATGTATAGTGACTATGAAATTTTCATTCCGTTTATCCTAACAATCGGAGCTAATTTCCTCTTAATGCTGCTGCCATATTTTTTAGGTGACACGATTTTGAGTAAAAAGGCAAATTTTTATACAGCATTATTTGAGCATAATCCTGTGGCAGTTATTGGTATAGATTTGCTCGGAGCAATTAATAGTGTTAATTACGAAGGCACGAAACTCCTTGAATTGGAGGAGAAGGAATTGCTTGGCAGGGATGCTTTTGAGCTCTTCTCCAATATTGACAGAAATAAAATGGATGCTTATTTATCTGGATATAATACAAAAATGGTCCATAAGTTCGAAACAGAAATTACAATGAAAAACAATAGCAAAAAAGATGTTTATATTACCGCTGTGCGGATTATAACGAATGATAAATTTATCGGTGTTTTTGCATTAGTGGAGGATATTACAGAAAAGAAAAAATCAGAAGAGCAAATTAAACATCTTGCCTTTCATGATGATCTTACCCAGCTGTCCAACAGACGGGTTGCCAAAATGACGATGAATGAATATATTGAAAACAATATCCCCTTTACACTAATGCTGCTCGATTTTGATCGTTTCAAAAGCATTAATGATACACTCGGTCATTCCTTTGGTGACAGTTTGCTGCAGAAAATTGCGAGAAGATTAGACAAGTTAGTGCTCGATAAAGGAAAGGTCGCAAGGTTTGGGGGAGATGAATTCCTTATAATCATTCCCGATGATTTGGAAAAAAAGGACTTGTATAAGTTAATCGCTCAATCTATTAACCAAGTATTCAGGCAGCCAATTCTTATTGACGGCTATGAGATTGTTTTGACAGCAAGTGTTGGCATAAGCAGATTTCCCGAGCATACAACAGATGTGGATGATCTCGTGAAATACGCAGATATTGCTATGTATCAGATGAAGGAAGCTGGTGCAAATGGGTACAAGGAATTTAATAACGAAATGTCTCTTCATGCAAATCATAAAGTTGGTTTGGAAAGTGATTTGCGGAAAGCGATGGAATACCAGGAACTGTTTGTTCACTATCAGCCAAAATATCAAATCGAAAGCGGCAATATTATCGGTGCAGAAGCGTTAATTAGGTGGAAGCATAATAAAAAAGGCTTTATTCCACCTAATGAATTCATCCCGTTGGCTGAAGAAAGCGGTCTGATTGTCAAACTTGAAAAATATGTGTTCACAGAAGTATGCAAACACATACATAGGTGGAATAAAGCTGGTAAAAATATTGGACGGATTTCTATTAACATATCGATTGTAACCTTATTAAGAGAGGATTTTATAACGTTTATTGCCGAACATTTGCAAAAGTATAGGATTGCTGGAAGTATCATTGAACTTGAGATAACAGAGCGAATCGTCATGAAAAATGAACTGGTAGTCAACCAAACATTAAAGAAAATAAGTGAATTGGGCATCAGTATCAGCATGGATGATTTTGGTACTGGCTATAGTTCACTATCCTATCTTCATAAGCTCCAAGTCGACTGTATTAAAATTGACAAATCCTTTATTGATCAGATTGAACGGAATATAGAGGTTGTGTCAGCCATCATTTCCATGGCAAAAAATCTAAAGCTAGAAATAATCGCAGAAGGTGTGGAAACAGAAGCACAGGTGAAAAAGCTTATTCAGCTTGGCTGTGATCAGGCACAAGGCTATTATTTTTCCAAGCCCATTTCCATGGCTAAATTTGAGGCAATACTATAA
- a CDS encoding nucleotidyltransferase family protein, with translation MSITEQEVMKWIKDDEWMMDILQIVQKLDLPDWWICAGFVRSKIWDKVHHFSVRTPLPDIDVIYYDANNIEEEEEKQLEQKLKQLHSLLPWSVKNQARMHTLNDFPPYTSAVDGIAHFTETATALGVKLDEDGSLVFAAPWGITDTVSLKVRPTPLYEKPDKRNIYENRVIKKAWQNHWTRLEILGIEESLL, from the coding sequence ATGAGTATAACAGAACAGGAAGTCATGAAATGGATAAAAGATGATGAATGGATGATGGATATACTGCAAATTGTTCAGAAGCTTGACTTGCCTGACTGGTGGATTTGTGCAGGGTTTGTACGCTCAAAAATTTGGGATAAGGTGCATCATTTTTCTGTTAGAACGCCACTACCAGACATTGATGTTATCTACTATGATGCGAATAATATCGAGGAAGAAGAAGAAAAGCAATTGGAGCAAAAGTTAAAGCAGCTTCATTCCCTTTTACCTTGGTCTGTCAAAAACCAAGCTAGAATGCATACGCTTAATGATTTTCCGCCTTATACATCTGCAGTCGATGGGATCGCCCATTTTACTGAAACAGCAACGGCCTTAGGGGTAAAGCTAGATGAAGATGGCAGCCTTGTTTTTGCTGCCCCGTGGGGAATCACAGATACGGTTTCTCTTAAAGTCAGGCCAACTCCACTGTATGAAAAGCCAGATAAGAGAAACATTTATGAGAATAGAGTAATAAAAAAAGCTTGGCAAAATCACTGGACAAGACTGGAGATATTAGGAATAGAGGAGAGTCTACTCTAA
- a CDS encoding GNAT family N-acetyltransferase yields MIIKIDDLRGPEIAALLEDHLYSMTLHSPPESIHALDLDGLRKPEITFWSAWENGELLGCGAVKELDQTHAEVKSVKTSSAHLRKGVAQQIMLHILEAAKTRGYTRLSLETGSMEAFLPARKLYEALGFTYCGPFADYILDENSLFMTKSL; encoded by the coding sequence ATGATAATCAAGATTGACGACTTACGTGGTCCTGAAATTGCTGCACTGCTTGAGGATCATCTATATAGTATGACACTTCACTCTCCGCCTGAAAGTATTCATGCCCTTGACTTAGATGGACTTCGCAAGCCTGAAATAACGTTTTGGAGCGCATGGGAAAATGGCGAGCTTTTAGGCTGTGGGGCAGTAAAGGAATTGGATCAGACTCATGCTGAAGTGAAGTCTGTTAAAACCTCTTCTGCTCATTTGCGCAAAGGCGTCGCACAACAGATTATGCTTCATATTCTGGAGGCCGCTAAAACAAGAGGCTATACACGTCTTAGTCTTGAAACTGGCTCAATGGAGGCCTTTTTGCCAGCAAGAAAATTATATGAAGCATTAGGATTCACTTATTGCGGTCCCTTTGCAGATTACATACTGGACGAAAACAGCCTGTTTATGACCAAATCATTATAA
- a CDS encoding bile acid:sodium symporter family protein: MGFIEKISSFAGKTFTLWVLVFAAVAYIMPEHFVWIGDYIVPLLGIVMFGMGLTLELSDFKEVFTRPKDVALGVIGHFVIMPLLAFLLAVGLNLPSEIAVGVILVGCCPSGTASNVMVFLARGNVALAVAIASVSTVLAPIVTPLLILLFASKWIQISVGSLFLSIVQVVIIPLVLGFIVKRFFGKQAKAGAKAMPLVSVIAIVLIVAAVVAGSADRLAETGLLIFGVVILHNVLGFLIGFFFARLCGMDLAKQKAVAMEVGMQNSGLGVAIASAHFSPLAAVPSAIFSVWHNLSGSVLANIFSRMKDKTKTDSTVNNKLQV; encoded by the coding sequence ATGGGATTCATCGAGAAAATTAGCAGCTTTGCAGGAAAAACATTTACATTATGGGTTTTGGTCTTTGCGGCAGTTGCGTATATTATGCCAGAGCATTTTGTTTGGATCGGCGATTATATCGTGCCACTATTAGGAATTGTTATGTTCGGTATGGGCCTTACCCTTGAATTATCTGATTTTAAAGAAGTATTTACACGTCCTAAGGATGTTGCGTTAGGAGTTATCGGTCACTTTGTGATTATGCCGCTTCTTGCATTTTTATTGGCTGTCGGCTTAAACCTGCCAAGCGAAATTGCCGTTGGCGTCATTTTGGTAGGCTGCTGTCCGAGTGGTACAGCATCAAATGTGATGGTTTTTCTTGCAAGAGGAAATGTTGCACTAGCTGTTGCCATTGCGTCTGTTTCTACAGTTTTAGCACCAATTGTAACACCGCTGCTTATCCTTTTGTTTGCTAGCAAATGGATTCAAATCAGTGTAGGGTCTTTATTCCTTTCGATTGTACAAGTTGTTATTATTCCGCTTGTGCTTGGATTCATCGTGAAACGCTTCTTTGGCAAACAAGCAAAAGCAGGGGCAAAAGCAATGCCTCTCGTATCTGTTATTGCAATTGTTTTAATTGTTGCTGCAGTTGTGGCAGGCAGTGCAGACAGACTTGCTGAAACTGGTTTATTAATCTTTGGAGTCGTCATTCTTCATAATGTGCTTGGCTTTTTAATCGGCTTTTTCTTTGCACGGCTTTGTGGCATGGACCTTGCAAAGCAAAAGGCTGTTGCCATGGAGGTTGGCATGCAAAATTCAGGTTTAGGTGTCGCTATTGCCTCAGCACACTTCTCTCCACTCGCAGCTGTTCCTAGTGCTATTTTCAGTGTTTGGCATAATTTATCTGGTTCTGTTCTTGCTAATATTTTCAGCCGGATGAAGGATAAAACCAAAACAGATTCGACTGTTAATAATAAGCTGCAGGTTTAA
- a CDS encoding antibiotic biosynthesis monooxygenase family protein, with product MESKKEYYAVIFTSKRTAGDNGYGKMAEKMEELAGKQAGFIGVESARDSSLGITVSYWDSLEAIKRWKENAAHKLAQDKGKAQWYEDYHVRICKVEREYGMEE from the coding sequence ATGGAAAGCAAAAAGGAATATTATGCTGTTATTTTCACATCAAAAAGAACAGCTGGTGATAATGGCTATGGAAAAATGGCAGAAAAAATGGAGGAGCTGGCTGGAAAACAGGCTGGCTTTATTGGTGTGGAAAGTGCACGTGATTCAAGCTTAGGAATAACAGTTTCTTATTGGGATTCTCTGGAAGCTATCAAGCGGTGGAAGGAAAATGCTGCACATAAGCTTGCACAAGACAAGGGAAAAGCACAGTGGTATGAAGATTATCATGTCCGTATTTGCAAGGTAGAAAGAGAGTATGGGATGGAAGAATAA
- a CDS encoding SRPBCC family protein: protein MTINQNNGKVQDIIQTITIDASVEKVWNFVSTAEGIAAWFMPNDFQAELGYEFHLQSPFGPSPCKVTALEPPHKLSFDWDTEGWFVTFSLKELDGRTEFTVIHGGWKNTEDLIGKANEKSAIIRDRMNQGWSGIVQRLKKVVEA, encoded by the coding sequence ATGACAATTAATCAGAACAATGGTAAGGTGCAAGACATTATTCAAACTATTACAATTGACGCAAGTGTTGAAAAGGTATGGAACTTTGTTTCCACAGCAGAAGGGATTGCGGCATGGTTTATGCCAAATGATTTTCAGGCAGAGCTTGGCTATGAATTCCATCTTCAATCGCCTTTCGGACCATCTCCTTGTAAGGTTACAGCATTGGAACCACCACATAAACTGTCTTTTGATTGGGATACAGAGGGCTGGTTTGTTACCTTTTCATTGAAAGAGCTTGACGGAAGAACGGAATTTACTGTCATCCACGGCGGCTGGAAAAATACAGAAGACCTAATTGGCAAGGCAAATGAAAAGTCTGCCATTATCCGTGATAGAATGAATCAAGGCTGGAGCGGTATTGTTCAAAGGCTAAAAAAGGTAGTGGAAGCATAA
- a CDS encoding ArsR/SmtB family transcription factor, whose protein sequence is MTAAAGKSDVFQAIADPTRRKVLKLLSEKDMPITEISSQFPVSRTAIVKHLQVLTDAKLVSSRKTGREKIYTLSPEPLAEVQEWISYYEQFWFNRLSVLKHLMEEDKK, encoded by the coding sequence ATGACAGCTGCGGCTGGAAAATCCGATGTTTTTCAAGCGATTGCTGATCCAACAAGGAGAAAAGTACTAAAGCTGTTATCTGAGAAAGACATGCCGATAACGGAAATCTCAAGTCAGTTTCCAGTTAGCAGAACGGCTATCGTCAAACATCTGCAAGTCCTAACAGACGCAAAACTAGTCTCATCCAGAAAAACTGGTAGAGAAAAGATATATACTTTAAGTCCAGAGCCTCTCGCTGAAGTACAGGAATGGATTTCCTACTATGAACAGTTTTGGTTTAACAGGCTGTCTGTACTTAAACATTTGATGGAAGAAGACAAAAAATAA
- a CDS encoding ATP-binding protein translates to MVTITSRHMIQPEAALSKNTIITKGTHISYVYTEMDKYIENALYFITAGIELNHEILFIDDKKVLSLLNERLKEQGINEEQLEKINFINHVDFYEPNIPLDSDKIVRKFTAIVRPLLNTGKPVRHWGKVIWLNGQKNLLENLSKYEAAASQFIRKSNSFGICAFDGMQLPASIHMEIMKYSHYVMSDNELVASSFQNSENLHPSIRREVNYKNALSTLKIAQSHYARIIEEMPDAVFITSRGNIAYTNKSALKLMEADSAQLHNKVVWEIIDPAFHMQIKAKAVGVLKRERFATCEIQLIALTGKKVDVEVLSFPFVFEDKKTIIHIARNIKERKENHDLMIRNEKLEIAGQLAASIAHEIRNPLTAIKGFMKLAEQGSLHIKDVYPILDAEINRIETIASELLLLGKPVSTEIKVMDLSKLLYDICTFMQSQANMENVILHFNIPNKPLSCKCNGDQIKQVFMNIIKNAIEAVPASGQIIVNAKEIADNAVFEIIDNGVGIPIEIQNKLGEPFYTTKEKGTGLGLMVCYNIIEQHNGSIHFHSVEGEGTTFTVSIPLVKIQGDKLIMKSESNVYKS, encoded by the coding sequence ATGGTAACGATTACTTCTAGACATATGATACAGCCTGAGGCGGCTTTGAGTAAAAATACAATCATTACAAAAGGAACACATATCTCCTATGTATACACAGAGATGGATAAATACATAGAAAACGCCCTCTATTTTATCACTGCAGGTATTGAACTGAATCACGAAATCTTGTTTATTGACGATAAAAAGGTGCTCAGCCTTCTTAATGAACGTCTTAAAGAGCAAGGGATTAATGAAGAGCAGTTAGAGAAAATTAACTTTATTAATCATGTGGATTTTTATGAACCGAATATTCCGCTAGATTCTGACAAAATAGTTCGCAAATTTACAGCTATAGTACGCCCTCTTTTGAATACTGGAAAGCCAGTTAGACACTGGGGAAAGGTCATTTGGCTTAACGGGCAAAAAAATTTGCTTGAAAATCTATCTAAATATGAAGCAGCTGCTTCTCAATTTATTAGAAAATCAAACAGCTTTGGTATTTGTGCATTTGATGGTATGCAATTACCAGCTTCTATCCATATGGAAATAATGAAATACAGTCATTATGTTATGTCAGATAATGAACTTGTTGCATCGAGCTTTCAGAATAGTGAAAATTTACATCCTTCCATCAGAAGGGAAGTGAACTACAAGAATGCCCTTTCTACGCTAAAAATTGCGCAATCTCATTATGCTAGAATAATAGAAGAAATGCCAGATGCCGTTTTTATTACGTCAAGGGGAAATATAGCATATACGAATAAATCAGCATTAAAGTTAATGGAGGCAGATTCGGCCCAGCTTCACAATAAAGTGGTATGGGAGATTATTGATCCTGCTTTTCACATGCAAATTAAAGCAAAGGCAGTTGGCGTTTTGAAAAGGGAGCGTTTTGCAACGTGTGAAATTCAGTTAATTGCTTTGACTGGAAAAAAGGTAGATGTCGAGGTATTATCTTTTCCTTTTGTTTTTGAGGACAAAAAAACAATTATTCATATTGCCAGAAACATTAAAGAACGAAAAGAAAATCATGATTTGATGATTCGAAACGAAAAGCTAGAGATTGCCGGTCAGCTTGCCGCAAGCATCGCGCATGAAATAAGAAACCCTCTAACGGCTATAAAGGGGTTTATGAAGCTCGCAGAACAAGGCTCCTTGCATATTAAAGATGTTTATCCGATTCTTGATGCAGAAATAAATCGAATAGAAACGATTGCGAGTGAGTTATTACTACTCGGAAAGCCTGTCTCAACAGAAATAAAGGTGATGGACTTGTCCAAGCTTTTATATGATATATGTACCTTCATGCAATCACAAGCAAACATGGAGAATGTCATCCTTCATTTCAACATACCGAATAAACCACTATCTTGTAAATGTAACGGTGACCAAATAAAGCAGGTCTTTATGAATATTATAAAAAATGCAATTGAAGCAGTTCCTGCAAGCGGACAAATAATTGTTAATGCCAAGGAAATAGCAGATAATGCAGTGTTTGAAATAATTGACAACGGAGTTGGAATTCCAATAGAAATTCAAAACAAGCTGGGTGAACCTTTTTATACAACAAAGGAAAAAGGGACAGGTCTTGGTTTAATGGTTTGCTATAACATTATTGAACAGCATAATGGCTCTATTCATTTTCATTCCGTTGAAGGAGAAGGAACTACTTTCACTGTAAGTATCCCCTTAGTGAAGATACAAGGGGATAAGCTTATAATGAAAAGTGAAAGCAATGTGTATAAATCATGA
- a CDS encoding restriction endonuclease: MLFLELIAGILIVLAFIHFFWTKKQDEYKGRLIMQHLHTSQDMKKTLALGLYLRFLPAGKQVEKHSLLLKDDVTLEAFIASLLEKTRGGTAWVLADADRLGINLEHQTKEGLFLGQIVRSENEIGFEQIALVHSNIVKKRAAGGYVVTAGMFSEDAIYYAKGLNIELIDGVGLTDLWLASLGIAEKEIQKILPQLT; this comes from the coding sequence TTGCTTTTTTTGGAATTAATAGCAGGTATTCTTATTGTGCTTGCCTTCATCCATTTTTTCTGGACAAAAAAGCAGGATGAATATAAAGGCAGGTTAATTATGCAGCATCTACATACAAGTCAGGACATGAAAAAAACCCTTGCACTTGGCTTATATCTCCGCTTTCTTCCCGCAGGAAAGCAAGTGGAAAAACATTCCCTTTTGTTAAAGGATGATGTTACATTAGAAGCCTTTATAGCAAGCTTGCTTGAGAAAACTAGGGGAGGAACGGCATGGGTGCTGGCAGATGCAGATAGGTTGGGAATCAATTTGGAACACCAAACGAAGGAAGGTTTGTTTTTAGGGCAAATCGTTAGGAGCGAGAATGAAATTGGTTTTGAACAAATTGCCCTTGTTCATTCAAATATTGTAAAAAAACGTGCAGCTGGAGGATATGTCGTAACAGCAGGCATGTTTTCGGAGGATGCTATTTATTATGCAAAAGGGCTGAATATCGAGTTAATTGATGGTGTTGGCTTAACCGATTTATGGCTTGCCAGTCTTGGAATAGCAGAAAAGGAAATACAAAAGATTCTGCCGCAGTTAACGTAA
- a CDS encoding CHY zinc finger protein, which produces MMKVLGFTIDGETRCKHYHSNIDVIAIKFYCCNTYYPCYKCHEEASDHQIKVWPSQKFGEKAILCGVCKTEHSIAAYIDMTSCSNCGAKYNDKCSLHHHLYFATK; this is translated from the coding sequence ATGATGAAGGTACTTGGATTTACAATAGATGGCGAGACAAGGTGTAAGCATTATCATAGTAATATTGATGTTATTGCTATTAAATTTTATTGCTGTAATACCTATTATCCTTGCTATAAATGCCATGAAGAGGCTTCAGATCATCAGATTAAAGTATGGCCATCCCAGAAATTTGGCGAAAAAGCGATTTTATGCGGAGTGTGTAAAACGGAGCATTCCATTGCTGCTTATATAGACATGACGTCTTGTTCTAATTGTGGAGCGAAATATAATGACAAATGCTCCTTGCATCATCATCTGTATTTTGCCACGAAGTAA
- a CDS encoding acetamidase/formamidase family protein, translated as MDCKELVKGSSLFLPISVEGALFSIGDGHALQGDGEISGTAIECAMELVDITLIARSDMQLRAPLAKTPSGWITFGFHEDLNIAAKDALNEMITLMAQNYNISRTEATALSSTVVDLRITQVVNGVKGVHAVLPFGALR; from the coding sequence ATTGATTGTAAAGAATTAGTTAAAGGCAGCAGTTTGTTTTTACCAATATCTGTAGAAGGTGCGTTATTTTCCATTGGTGACGGCCATGCCCTTCAAGGAGACGGTGAGATTTCCGGGACAGCAATTGAATGTGCAATGGAGCTTGTAGACATTACATTAATTGCCCGCAGCGATATGCAATTGCGAGCCCCACTTGCCAAAACACCATCTGGATGGATTACATTCGGCTTTCACGAGGACTTAAATATTGCAGCAAAGGATGCCTTAAATGAAATGATCACACTAATGGCACAGAACTATAATATAAGCAGAACAGAAGCAACTGCCCTATCAAGTACAGTGGTTGACCTAAGAATAACCCAAGTTGTTAATGGCGTTAAAGGTGTGCATGCAGTATTACCCTTTGGAGCTTTGAGATAG
- a CDS encoding acetamidase/formamidase family protein translates to MMKHVLTLKQENLHGSFSRDYLPVLTVESGDSIAMKTLDIEWGYSSAEAEVFEKFTSNQSEQKLGHPMIGPIAVKDAMPGMVLEIKINDIVPGWYGRNWSGGLPNWQNMALGISEEEKIQLDWKLDSNQMTGSTIIGDRTFSVSLKPFMGVMGVAPEESGSTLPHLHVIVVGILIVKN, encoded by the coding sequence ATGATGAAGCATGTATTAACATTAAAACAAGAAAATCTTCATGGCTCGTTCAGCAGAGACTACCTTCCTGTTTTAACGGTTGAATCTGGAGACTCGATTGCAATGAAAACATTAGATATTGAGTGGGGTTATTCTTCAGCAGAAGCAGAAGTGTTTGAAAAATTCACCTCCAATCAATCCGAACAAAAGCTTGGTCATCCCATGATTGGACCAATTGCTGTAAAAGATGCCATGCCAGGAATGGTGCTGGAAATTAAAATAAATGATATTGTGCCAGGCTGGTATGGAAGGAATTGGAGCGGCGGTTTGCCAAACTGGCAGAACATGGCGCTTGGCATTTCCGAGGAAGAAAAAATTCAGCTAGACTGGAAACTCGATTCCAATCAAATGACAGGATCGACTATTATTGGTGATAGAACTTTTTCTGTGTCCCTAAAACCTTTTATGGGAGTAATGGGAGTAGCTCCAGAGGAGTCTGGGTCCACCCTACCCCACCTCCACGTTATTGTGGTGGGAATATTGATTGTAAAGAATTAG